A part of Liolophura sinensis isolate JHLJ2023 chromosome 1, CUHK_Ljap_v2, whole genome shotgun sequence genomic DNA contains:
- the LOC135482232 gene encoding probable G-protein coupled receptor 139: MSNSTNISLDCSEIVDAIHPDNSNNDQLPIEVLRAKIDCQVDAFTRSLLPFIGLVQGLLNYGTTIIVCLGLFFNTVSFIVLTRKKMRRSSANMFLSILAVYDTLSLTLNFMIGVIRGQNLSANQSFMDNQSLCKLHGVFVVVFNLLSVWTIVTFTIVRFLIVKFPLKAKNFTQMRTLIIIVSTSLVVVVFSCHKIFITGFEGDSVFGYKGCQTDRARIPDIGKFYVAFNTWLPTVLVVIFNLAIVREIKIHTARRQTMTTSTSRSDEKATRLLLTVSFAYLVLVSPLGIIQTIELFWNENVQATPLTSPHYADNMIVKINLKWIRAFCFFFYQINFAINFFLYAFSSSGTMFQNTLRQLMGFKKKETSDITQRTVTTTVSSNAVMPLPQPEAEERNATEGQ, translated from the coding sequence ATGAGCAACTCCACGAACATTTCCTTGGACTGCTCCGAGATAGTGGACGCGATACATCCTGATAACAGCAACAACGACCAGCTTCCCATAGAGGTTCTCCGGGCTAAGATAGACTGCCAGGTTGATGCATTTACACGCAGTCTACTCCCTTTCATTGGCTTAGTGCAGGGTCTTCTTAACTACGGTACAACTATCATCGTGTGTTTAGGGCTCTTCTTCAACACAGTATCGTTCATCGTTTTGACCAGAAAGAAGATGCGTCGATCGTCAGCCAATATGTTCCTCTCCATTCTGGCCGTGTACGATACCTTGTCGCTGACCTTGAACTTCATGATCGGGGTGATACGCGGACAGAATTTGTCGGCGAACCAGAGTTTCATGGACAATCAGTCTTTGTGTAAGCTTCACGGCGTGTTTGTGGTTGTCTTtaatttgttgtctgtgtggaCCATCGTAACCTTCACCATCGTTCGCTTCCTCATCGTCAAATTCCCTCTCAAAGCTAAGAACTTCACTCAGATGAGAACACTAATCATTATCGTTTCCACATCTTTGGTCGTCGTTGTTTTCTCCTGCCACAAAATCTTTATCACCGGCTTTGAAGGGGACTCAGTGTTTGGGTACAAAGGTTGTCAGACGGATCGCGCTAGGATACCAGACATTGGCAAGTTTTACGTGGCTTTCAACACCTGGCTGCCCACTGTCCTGGTTGTGATCTTCAACCTAGCCATCGTCCGAGAGATAAAAATCCATACGGCGAGAAGGCAAACCATGACCACATCCACGTCGCGCTCAGACGAGAAGGCAACACGGCTTTTACTAACGGTATCCTTTGCTTATCTTGTCCTTGTAAGCCCCCTGGGAATTATCCAGACGATCGAATTGTTCTGGAATGAAAATGTCCAAGCCACGCCTTTGACCAGCCCGCACTACGCTGATAATATGATCGTCAAAATAAATCTCAAGTGGATCCGAGCATTTTGCTTCTTTTTCTACCAGATCAACTTCGCCAtcaatttttttctctatgCCTTTTCCTCTTCTGGTACGATGTTTCAGAACACACTTCGGCAGCTGATGGGTTTCAAAAAGAAGGAAACATCGGACATCACTCAACGCACCGTGACGACAACGGTATCGTCTAATGCGGTCATGCCTCTGCCACAACCAGAAGCGGAAGAGCGTAATGCGACAGAGGGCCAGTAA
- the LOC135482242 gene encoding rhodopsin-like, which translates to MANATFQFNNCSEIVDLDHPDNSNNDQLPLDVLKAKIKCQIDAFNLRILPFTTLVQGLLYYGTTVIVCVGLFFNAVSFVVLTRKRMRKSSVNMFLTALTISDSLSLTMNFMIGVTRAQNFSANQSFMDNQSLCKLHGVFVVVFNLLSVWTIVSFTIARFLIVKYPHKAKKFTEKRTLIIIASVWLAVIMFSCHKIFIAGFEGDSVFGYKGCQTDRLRVPDIGKFYVAFNTWLPSLLILTLNVFIIRMIRKQNVRRQTMIQSTNLTTSRLDVKATKVLLTVSFTYFVLRSPLGIIQTLELFWDNTVHATPLVDPLYVFNCLIKIQLKWIRAFFFFFYQLNFAVIFFLNVFVSAHKMFQRTLLDVIGVKFKDTSPEPQVALPMGSNAVAPLSQRAEAK; encoded by the coding sequence ATGGCCAACGCCACTTTCCAGTTCAACAACTGTTCCGAGATAGTCGACCTCGATCATCCTGACAACAGCAACAACGACCAACTTCCTCTGGATGTACTCAAAgctaaaataaaatgtcagattGACGCTTTTAATCTGAGAATATTGCCGTTTACTACTCTAGTACAGGGTCTCTTGTATTACGGCACAACCGTCATCGTCTGTGTTGGATTATTCTTTAACGCTGTGTCGTTCGTGGTGTTGACGAGAAAGAGAATGAGGAAATCCTCCGTCAACATGTTCCTCACGGCTTTGACCATCTCTGATTCTCTGTCGCTCACCATGAACTTCATGATAGGGGTGACCCGAGCACAGAACTTTTCGGCGAACCAGAGTTTCATGGACAACCAATCTCTGTGTAAGCTTCACGGAGTGTTTGTGGTTGTTTTCAACCTTTTGTCCGTGTGGACCATCGTGTCCTTCACCATCGCGCGCTTTCTCATCGTCAAATATCCTCATAAAGCTAAAAAATTCACAGAGAAGAGGACGCTGATCATCATCGCTTCTGTCTGGTTAGCCGTTATCATGTTCTCCTGTCATAAGATCTTCATCGCCGGCTTCGAAGGGGATTCAGTGTTCGGATACAAAGGTTGCCAGACGGATCGTCTTCGTGTACCAGACATTGGCAAGTTCTACGTGGCTTTCAACACCTGGCTGCCATCCCTTTTGATCCTGactttaaatgttttcataatACGGATGATCAGAAAGCAAAATGTTAGGAGGCAAACAATGATTCAGTCTACAAATCTGACAACTAGCAGACTGGACGTAAAGGCTACAAAAGTGCTGCTGACTGTGTCCTTCACCTACTTTGTCTTGAGATCTCCCTTGGGTATCATCCAAACCTTAGAGTTGTTCTGGGATAATACAGTCCACGCCACGCCGCTGGTTGATCCTCTCTACGTCTTTAATTGCTTGATAAAGATCCAGTTAAAGTGGATTCGAgcatttttcttcttcttttacCAACTTAACTTcgctgtgatttttttcttgaacGTTTTCGTGTCAGCTCACAAGATGTTTCAGAGAACGTTGTTGGATGTGATTGGTGTAAAGTTTAAAGACACTTCTCCTGAACCGCAGGTAGCACTTCCCATGGGATCTAACGCAGTCGCACCACTGTCACAGCGAGCTGAGGCCAAATGA
- the LOC135482249 gene encoding rhodopsin-like gives MANATFQFNNCSEIVDLDHPDNSNNDQLPLDVLQAKINCQIDAFNLRILPFTTLVQGLLYYGTTVIVCVGLFFNAVSFVVLTRKRMRKSSVNMFLTALTISDSLSLTMNFMIGVIRAQNFSANQSFMDNQSLCKLHGVFVVVFNLLSVWTIVSFTIARFLIVKYPHKANNFTEKRTLIIIASVWLAVIMFSCHKIFITGFEGDSVFGYKGCQTDRARVPDIGKFYVAFNTWLPSLLILTLNVFIIRMIRKQNSRRQAMLGSKNPTTTSLDVKATKLLLTVSFTYLVLRSPLGIIQTLELFLYQVVHAAPITSPLYVFNCTMKIKLKWIRAFFFFFYQLNFAVNFFLNAFTSSGTMFQRTLWDLMGGKAKKSRDTPCAVQVPVTVASNTCRI, from the coding sequence ATGGCCAACGCCACTTTCCAGTTCAACAACTGTTCCGAGATAGTCGACCTCGATCATCCTGACAACAGCAACAACGACCAACTTCCTCTGGATGTACTCCAAGCTAAAATAAACTGTCAGATTGACGCTTTTAATCTGAGAATATTGCCGTTTACTACTCTAGTACAGGGTCTCTTGTATTACGGCACAACCGTCATCGTCTGTGTTGGGTTATTTTTTAACGCTGTGTCGTTCGTGGTGTTGACGAGAAAGAGAATGAGGAAATCCTCCGTCAACATGTTCCTCACGGCTTTGACCATCTCTGATTCTCTGTCGCTCACCATGAACTTCATGATAGGGGTGATCCGAGCACAGAACTTTTCGGCGAACCAGAGTTTCATGGACAACCAATCTCTGTGTAAGCTTCACGGAGTGTTTGTGGTTGTTTTCAACCTTTTGTCCGTGTGGACCATCGTGTCCTTCACCATCGCGCGCTTTCTCATCGTCAAATATCCTCATAAAGCTAATAATTTCACAGAGAAGAGGACGCTGATCATCATCGCTTCTGTCTGGTTAGCCGTTATCATGTTCTCCTGTCATAAAATCTTCATCACCGGCTTCGAAGGAGATTCAGTGTTCGGATACAAAGGTTGCCAGACGGATCGGGCTCGTGTACCAGACATTGGCAAGTTCTACGTGGCTTTCAACACCTGGCTGCCATCCCTTTTGATCCTGactttaaatgttttcataatACGGATGATCAGAAAGCAAAATTCACGAAGGCAAGCAATGCTTGGGTCTAAAAATCCCACAACCACCAGTCTGGATGTGAAGGCCACGAAACTGTTGCTGACTGTGTCCTTCACCTACCTCGTCTTGAGATCTCCTTTGGGTATCATTCAAACCTTAGAATTATTCCTATACCAGGTTGTTCACGCCGCGCCAATAACCAGTCCGCTTTACGTCTTTAACTGCACGATGAAGATCAAATTGAAGTGGATTCGAgcatttttcttcttcttttacCAACTTAACTTCGCTGTGAACTTTTTCCTGAACGCTTTCACGTCATCGGGCACGATGTTTCAGAGGACATTGTGGGATCTTATGGGTGGAAAGGCTAAGAAATCACGCGACACTCCCTGTGCTGTGCAGGTGCCGGTAACTGTGgcgtcaaatacatgtagaatctaA
- the LOC135468158 gene encoding exocyst complex component 7-like: protein MDDSADIAVLKAEIDAKLDKEVTNLNLMKDTLYKSSNTTQNMLTILSSFESRLKRLNDNIVPLYQETDNLRRRQENIEKTMGALDNVLSYYHVAKEVEDAIRDGPTTCGLDKYLLLMNRLLKAKNYFTENSPGSPELSGVSLLFDEGKDNIQQEFKSTLSRHGRPVRPMIILNLLGGDDDIVSQGSHDSDNTVLEHFPEKEMGELGEMARWLVTDGNTTDFLKVYSASRSSILQQSLQGLKDHLKSSSLGSASFHIQSSPATSGKLRTAKETPTRKSIKRTLFMNKASKALIKSPFEAGNKRQISASLETTREETWSDVELEFYITQLTALLKLIQSEAQLMTNIIPEKHQRTVLDDTIQQAMEMVISEGELIAVNVRKAMGRHEYTSVLNVFPIIRHIRSIKSDFDLTLEGLNTNTRTKLTSLLSSLDTTGAKGLDAFVDSIKADPERASNMPKDGTVHELTNHVMIFLEQLLEYADAAGVMLLRHDDPAGTSMGADPEKAKKKIADYVMKVLSSLGLNLTNKAETYGDATLRAIFMLNNYNYMLKSLKRSGLLELVHIADNQVEQAFNDKILENKKLYSESWSRVLHYILEVHKPISVQRTSSPDVANLKLKDKDKQNIKDKFTGFNKELEDICRIQKSYAIPDSDLRQTLIRDNKDYITPKYKMFRDKYTAVNFTKNPDKYVKYTVDQVSRLLDTFFDATA from the exons ATGGACGACAGTGCTGACATCGCTGTGTTGAAGGCTGAAATTGATGCCAAACTAGACAAG GAAGTGACTAACCTGAACCTTATGAAGGACACACTATATAAGAGTAGTAACACCACCCAGAACATGCTGACTATCCTCTCCAGTTTTGAAAGTCGTCTTAAACGtctaaatgataacattgtgcCTCTTTACCAGGAGACAGACAATCTCAGGAGGAGACAAGAAA ATATTGAGAAAACCATGGGAGCCTTGGATAATGTGCTGAGTTACTACCATGTGGCTAAAGAAGTAGAAGATGCTATAAGGGATGG CCCCACAACTTGTGGCTTAGACAAGTATCTATTGCTGATGAATAGGCTGCTCAAAGCCAAGAATTACTTCACAGAGAACAGCCCTGGAAGCCCTGAACTGTCAGGAGTG AGTTTGCTGTTTGATGAAGGAAAAGACAACATTCAgcaggagttcaagtccactcTAAGTCGTCATGGAAGACCTGTTCGCCCAATGATAATATTGAACCTGCTTGGTGGAGATGATG ATATTGTTTCTCAGGGCAGTCATGACTCTGATAACACAGTGCTAGAACACTTCCCTGAGAAGGAAATGGGAGAACTGGGAGAGATGGCCAGATGGCTGGTCACCGACGGCAACACTACAGACTTCCTTAAAGTCTACTCAGCATCAAGATCCTCCATTCTGCAACAGTCACTTCAGGG attGAAAGATCACTTGAAATCGTCAAGCCTGGGCAGTGCTTCCTTTCATATACAAAGTTCTCCAGCAACA AGTGGGAAACTCAGAACAGCTAAGGAAACACCCACAAGAAAGAGCATAAAGAGAACACT ATTTATGAATAAGGCTTCCAAGGCATTGATAAAATCACCATTTGAAGCTG GTAACAAACGTCAGATATCTGCGAGTTTAGAGACGACGAGAGAAGAGACGTGGTCAGATGTAGAGCTGGAGTTCTACATCACTCAGCTGACAGCATTACTCAAACTAATACAG AGTGAGGCTCAGTTAATGACAAACATCATACCTGAGAAACACCAGAGAACAGTATTAGATGACACCATACAGCAGGCAATGGAGATGGTCATTAGCGAAGGGGAG CTGATTGCTGTGAATGTCCGGAAAGCCATGGGTCGTCACGAGTACACATCTGTGCTGAATGTCTTCCCCATTATCCGTCACATCAGAAGCATTAAGTCAGACTTTGATCTCACTCTAGAG GGATTAAACACAAACACCAGGACCAAGTTAACATCCTTACTGTCTTCTCTTGATACAACG GGTGCCAAGGGATTAGATGCATTTGTTGACAGCATAAAG GCAGATCCAGAGAGGGCCTCAAATATGCCTAAAGATGGAACTGTCCATGAGCTCACCAATCAT GTGATGATTTTCTTGGAGCAGCTGCTGGAATATGCTGATGCTGCAGGTGTTATGTTACTTAGGCATG ACGATCCTGCTGGTACATCCATGGGCGCTGATCCTGAGAAAGCTAAGAAAAAGATAGCAGATTATGTCA tGAAGGTTTTGTCATCTCTGGGCCTGAACTTGACCAATAAGGCAGAGACCTATGGTGATGCCACACTACGAGccatttttatgctgaacaacTATAACTATATGCTGAAGTCACTGAAAAG GAGTGGTCTTTTGGAACTTGTACACATAGCTGACAACCAGGTGGAACAAGCCTTTAATGAcaaaattcttgagaacaagAAGTTATACTCAGAAAG CTGGAGTAGAGTGTTACACTATATCCTGGAGGTGCACAAACCCATCTCTGTGCAGAGGACCAGCTCACCTGATGTTGCTAATCTCAAG CTGAAAGACAAggacaaacaaaatatcaaagatAAGTTTACA gGATTTAATAAAGAACTCGAGGACATTTGTCGAATCCAGAAGAGTTACGCGATCCCGGACTCTGACCTTCGCCAGACATTGATAAGAGACAATAAAGACTATATCACCCCCAAGTACAAGATGTTCAGAGACAAATACACGGCGGTGAACTTTACCAAAAATCCAGATAAATATGTCAAGTACACAGTAGATCAAGTATCCAGACTTCTCGACACTTTCTTTGATGCCACTGCTTAG